The segment TACTAATCCCACCATCGTAGAAGCAATCGTAATTTGATTAGCTAGCTTCGCGAATTGGCCTTTCCCACTGCAACCCATGTAATTAACTTTTCCCAAGAGAGCAAAAAGGGGATTCAATTTGTTTATAACGGATTCGTCCCCTCCCGCGAATATCGCAAGCGTTCCGTTTTTGGCTCCGCGGTCTCCACCAGAGACAGGAGCGTCGATTGCGGAGCAATTTTTGGAGGAGGCCGCGGAGAATATCTCACTGGCAAGGGAAGGTTCAGATGTAGTCATATCCACGATGATTCCTCCAGGACGGAGGCCGGACAGGACGCCGGAGGCGGAGTGAAGAATAACGTGGCGAACGTCAGAAGGATAACCGACGATGGAGAAAACGACATCGGACTCGGAAGCTACAGCATGGGGAGAATCAGCAAGGTTAGCACCCATGTCGAGGAGTGGTTGAGCTTTGGCGATGGTGCGATTGAATATGGTGACTTTGAAGCCGGCTTTGAGTAAGCGACCGCACATGAAACGACCCATAACGCCTGTGCCGATCCATCCCACGCGAGTGTTGGATGGACTCATGAGCTCCGTGATCGGTGCGGTGGCCATTGATCGGCGGAGGGTGCTTAGGTATGAGGTCAAGGCTGAGAAAATGCGAGCGTAGGGAGACTAATAGTGTAGGGGTGGCAGTAGCATGGTTATCAATATCACCCAGATTGGGTGGAACTTGTAATTTTGCCACACTTTTGGTTCCTTTTAGACCCACAAATTATTTGATACGCACCAAGCGTGAGCCACAAGACAAGAGTGGCGACTATGTAGATAGCTTGCGTTTCGTGAACAAGTAAGAGCGAAGATCCGTGAAGAGAAATATCGAGTTCgcataaaataaaacagaaCCATCAAACGTAAGGGCACAGTCAGAATTCACACTAGATTAAAACATAATAACTTGTTTTTTTGGTAGTCCAGTAAATAAGGTTATGACTAAGAATAATATAACTTCTCGTGATAGATCATTGAGTTAGAAGATTGACAATATAATCTGCATCATAATGAATTGACAGATAAAGAATAAAATCAGGATAAAGTGTGAGATTATTATAAAACAAGATACTTTTAATGTATCGAAAAATGTATTTTACTATACATATATCTCAATTGGTAAGATCAGATAGTTATTTCGCTTAGTAACCTGATTAACATCAAATACAATATGAAACTAAATAATGATAAGATATTAATGAACATCAACAATGTTGTGATAGAATGTAACACCAAGAAAATAGACATTATCAATCGATTGTGATATTTTAGAGTAAACAAAAAACATAGTATAAAGAACATATAAGTTAAACTGAAAGTATTATAACAAATCAACCATGTAATAACATTGAGAATTATACAAAATACTCTGGTGTCAAACAATCTCTAGATAAAAAAAGAAGTTGAATGAACCAAAATCTCAACAAATTAAGAGAAAACACAAGATAGATACCCTATCTATATTTctaccaatatttttttattatttttaattaaaattaatataaattaaatatacaataattattttaaaacaattatgatggtaaagttttatttagtttgagaatttttttaatcattttaataattttatataaaaatttaacaaacaaatgaaaacataattatttttaaatttagaagatAAAAACGATCATTTCATTTCACTTTGGGTGTTcaataatcatttggccttaaaaaaacgtttaaaagatttatttcacACAATGCCTTattttaataaacataaaatgcCCTGCTCTTTTTTTCGTGAAATAACttgaaaacaataattaattatatcaccAAGTAGTCATGAATTATAATaagcaaatataatattaagtcATTTTTAATCAGAGGTGTAAGCCGAATACAGTTGCTTATGAACAATTTGAGCTTGATTTGACTTACGTGGAGTTAAACCCAGCTTTAAAAATAGTCAATTTGGTGTAATCCCAATTTACAACTttgtaaaaaggtaaattatgATCAAAACCATTAAAACGACAAAGTCATTTGATAGCAATTTGTATTCCGCAGAGATAACTAGGAAATTACCCCTAAAACGacaaagcatatatatatatgcttttcCCTCCCCGGCTATAACAAGGTAGAAAACAGAATCAATCTAAACCAAACCCCTTCTTTCATGGCCGGCcttcaattcaaattctttcCCACTGATTTCTTCCACCCTCGTACATCACCTCCATTAGAGTCTACTGCTGAGAAAGCAGTTGTTCCTTCACAACAATATTACTTCTTTCCAACTGATTACTTTTATCCTCCTTCTCAGACTGTGCAACCTTCCACCACTAGCAGGGTTTCACCAATCTTAAAAGCGGATACTTCTCACACCAAATCTGGTGTTTCCATCTATAAATCtgattgaattttcaatttcGTTTAGAGGGAGTGTGTATGTATAAGTTTAAAAGATGCTTTGTATACTTATTGAATGATGTTTGAACATCAAATTACTTCTCTTTTTGGGTTTCCTTCTCCTCAGCTTTGAATGGTAGAACAAgcaaaatgaatgaaaattatTCATATCTACGCACACAAAGAAAAAACTTGTCAGAAGTGTATCATTTTATGACAAATTGTAGTATTAAGTCAAAACATCTTTTCAGGTTTATTGCTTCCAGCTTCTGAAGCATACAtgtacaaattttcaaattttcaccaAATATGGCAAAGCTAAGAACATTGCAGTATTTTCGGTATAATTTGAGTGATAGAGGTGAGACCCAAACCATAAAAGAGAATAATTGAAAACTCACTAtaagatcaaacttttaacttaccTAATACTGACATGAGATTCTCTCTACTTGGTATGATAGCATCAAACTAGAAAGGATGATCAAACTCAAGAAAAGGTTTTTCgttacaaagaaaaatatcgatTGCATTctagatttaaacaaaaatcaactgggccataaaaaagaaaagtgcaTAAATCATCCCATTGCACAATACATAAGAAATACATTGATTTTGGTTgcatttgtttgtttgtaaaaCATACCTGCTATGAACACGATCAATTTTAAAAGCTCTTCATTCTGCCATTGCCTAGACAACCAGATTGTGTTTCATTGATTATTCCAACATAATCTTTAAAAATCCAGCAAGAGCAAACATAAAGAACCCAGGATATATGAATTAACATATGAAAAAAACTAAGGAAGTTTCAGGGAAAGAAGAACATTAGAGTGATGCAGATATTATTTGCAAATGaaatattgattcaaaatttatgTCATGATCTTTGAAAAAAACCATATAAACCagattatataaacaaaataagcaTAATGAGATTCCATCTGAATTGTTATATAATGctacaactatatatatatatgtaaattattcAAGAAACAAGAAAGAACTGTGTCATAAACACAACTACACAACCATTCATTAATGACCTAAATAATCAGGCTGACAAAACAAATTGCAGTTAAAAATGGATGGTTCAATATCTTTGATTGAAGACCTGATTTTTCACTTGTACTCAAAATTGGGCACCGGAGGGGCATCGAAACTCTCCAAAATCTCGGTCTTACTTCCACTGCCCGCCGGgctttctttcttcttgcttCCACCAAAGAACCCTCCAAACCAACCTGAATCCGACTCAGAAGAATTAGATTCCACTCTTTGACCGGTCGGACCCGGTAAGCCGCCAGGAAACCCTGGCCCACCAACCATACCAGGGGTCGGCTCCTCCATAATAATCGGCATGTTTTGCGGGCCACTAAGAACTTTATTAAGCATGATTCCAGCTCCTTCGATTAGCGCCAAGAGAACGCCACCGAAAACAGCGGAGCGAGCCGACGAGCCAAGCCCCTGGCGCATGGAGAGGAAACCGCCAGTGGCGGCGCCAGCAAAGATGGAGTTCCAGGGGTCCTCTTTCTGACGGAGGTAGACCATGGAGCAATCGAAGGTGGAGAAAAGCCCGCCCCAGACAGCGAAGCTGCCGCCTACACGGGGCGCGTTCATTCGAACAGCTTGAGTACCGCCGATGAGACGGGAGCCGCTTGGGGAGTTATACACGCCTTTGAGGAAGTGGAAGGCAGAGCCGCCAACAGCACCCATCCCGAAGGCTCCACCGATGTCGTCTAAGATTCGATCTGGACACGGTTCTCTGGAAGTCTCTGGGGTTCCCATCTCAGCTCTCTGTTTCAAAATTTCGGAGAAGGGTCAAGATTTTACAGAGGTTTTAAGTTTTAACTAGTTTTATTCCTCTGGCTTTCTAGGGTTTGGGATGATTTGACGAAAAGGTCCTTGGAAAAAACAAGGATACAGAATAGAACATTTGTTATTACGACGCCGTTTCGACTGCCTCGTAAACCCTAAATTAAAACCCTCCATCCAGCCAGATAATTTGACAGAGAGAGCAGAGCTGAAGGGtgttattaaatgatgatacaGTTTACCTGATAAAAATAGCCCTCCAGGTATTCCTCTTTTCATCAACGTCTGCTTCAACTTCATTCTTTAGTTTTGATTTTCTGCACACAATGTATTCCAATCTAACTAGTCAAGCACTTCCTTTGGCAATCAGATTTTCCTCACAGCCCATCGGATTCTTTAAACATCTCCACCCTAAATCACAATATATTCCCTTAAACCCCTTTTTCATCGACTTCGCCAATAATGCTCACAAATCTCACAAAAAATTAACCTCTTTGGAAACCGCTAGTTTGTCAGATGAATTTTGTCCTAAGTTAATGAGAATCAGCACTTTAGCTAAAGCAAGAAGTATGTCAAGCGTTTTTAGGGTGAAAAGTGGTTTACAATGTAGGAGTTTTGCAAGCGCATACCCATTGAGAGTTGCTGAAGGTGGTTGTGATTTAAGAGCTGAAAATTCACGTCCATGGTTGAAGTTAAACAAATCAAAGGAAGTAAAAGGGTTCAAGAAAGTGAGAAGCACTATGAATATTCGTTCATCTTGGGAAGAATCAGCAGAGAGATTGCAAAAAGTGAGTAGTAGCCATTCCTCTTGGGAAGAATCTGCCAAAAGATTGGAGAAAACCACAACCACAAAAATTGGCCATTCTTCTTGGGAGGGATTACCTGAATCGCCTGTTCATAATAAAGAAAACAGAAATGTAATCGTAGCTAAGCCAAAGAACTACCAAAATGGCCACCGCAAGAGCAAAGGGGATGTCAGggaggaagaagaagcagaagacGGAAATGTGGAGGTTGTTGAAGAGCATAGATGGGATAGGAAGAAGAGTAGGTTCAGAGGGGACATAAAAGCCTCGGCTGAGAAATCTGAATTCCGGAGGTGGAATAAGCATGAAAATTTGGGAAGGACATGGAAACAACCTACCGAATCAACCGTACCTAAGATGGTTGGTGAAGGTTTATATGGAGTAGGTCCCGTTTTGGCCGCTTTGTCAGCTGGAAGAAGAGAATTTTCCGCACTGTATGTTCAGGAAGGATTGTCTTTGAGTAGTAATAATAGGAAAAGGAAGGACAAGAAAGGGTTTGAGAGGGTATTGAAAATGGCAGAAAATATTGGAATAAGTATAAAGGAAACCTCAAAGCATGACCTCAATATGGTTGCTGATAATCGTCCTCATCAGGGTCTTGTGCTAGATGCTTCTCCATTGGAGATGGTAAAGATTAAGGAATTGGACCCTGTTTCAATTGAGGAGGACCAACCGTTTCTTTGGGTAGCATTAGATGAGGTCACAGATCCTCAGAATTTGGGAGCCATCATTAGGTCTGCTTACTTCTTTGGAGCTTCAGGTGTGGTGTTGTGTGCAAAAAATTCAGCGCCATTAAGTGGTGTAGTGAGCAAGGCAAGTGCAGGCTCACTTGAATTAATGGAGATGAGGTATTGCAACAATATGATGCAGTTCTTAATATCCTCAGCAGAAAATGGCTGGCGAGTTCTTGGAGGTTCAGTTTCTCCGAAAGCAATTGCCTTGAATGAAATTCCCCCTGGTCAACCCACTATACTTGTTTTGGGCAGTGAGGGTACCGGATTGAGGCCTTTGGTTGAGAGATCATGTACTCATTTGGTTAGGATCCCTGGAAACATTCCTGTGGATGTGACTGCTGGAGTAGTTGATGATATGACTTCTGATGAACAATTTCGGTCATTTATGGCCGTTGAGAGCTTGAATGTCAGTGTTGCTGCAGGTGTTCTTCTTCACCATTTAATTGGGCATCAGTCCAATGATAACCACCACATTGTTGATGTTTCAATAAACACACACAGTTAAGGTAACTTCATCCTCAGTATACTTGTATACTTTAACGGCCATTTTCTTCCTTAGAACCATATGCTGATAGTGAAGAGTTTGTGGCATTTGTGAGGTTTTCTTAAATGTGTACAATATAAATAGTTGCTTTTGTGATAAGGGAAGCAACAAGCTTACATGGGAATATATTGCCCTGGAAATTTGTATCCTTGGTAATCGATGTTTTGCCACAATTGATGATTATAATTGTCTTGCCacgtttttttttccttttttatttgacTAGTTTTGATCATCATCAGAAAAGTAACTTCATGTATACTAGTAGCTTTGGTAGTTCCGCTGGCTTAATAATTTCTGTCTATTGTATTTCTGCATGAATGTAAGAAATGCATAAGAGACAGAAGAAATCAGTAATGAATCTCACAAGTATTGATTAGTAATTGGAATTCAACGTAACAGGTGAATTTCTTCTATTAGATTTGGAAGTACATGATTTCCTTTTCTATAACCCGTGGATgcctttttaagcaaataaaaaatgtgTCATTGCTGTGAAGTTAGAGTAATATTacacatacaaataaattaaacaaacttattcatacaatctCACCAACGACATGAAGGGAAGACCTAAACATTTCCTACGAGATTAATGGATTCTACAAGGAGGATTATGCTCACTGGGTTACTAAAGCCTGGGACATCCCTTATTATAATGACGATAAGCCATCAAATTACCCTtatcaatatttgaatataaCACAAAAcaacaaagatgaaaaaactGAAACTGTTAAAGTTGGAAAGAATACAATACAAACCATATAAACAAATAACCCATTACAGCCCAATTATCGATCGTCGATTCTCCCCCGCCCTTGACATTTTATATTTACCTACAAAATGACCTGCATGTGAAGTCTGATTTGGGATTGGATCACAACGAGCAAATCCCACTCATCAGCATCACTCAACTTTCCGGCGCCATACGACTCGCTTCTCTCGGCTTACCCAAATTCCATAAATTTTCAcaggtttttcttctttttaaagtttaacttgttattttttttctcgtCAGAAACTGAGCTTTAAACGTATCTTTTCTTCAAAATGTTGACGTAAAGCTTTGGGTCAAGTAACTAGCCTAAAACTTGTACAAATAATTGGAATCAGCtccatctaatttttttttttttaacctgaaTCTGTTGAAACAGAGTTAGGAGCTGGACTTGAGATATGATTTTAGTTGTGGGAGCACTAATTTTAGCTGTTATTTTGGGAGTATTTATCTTGATCCCACGAGGCCGTAAATCTGGTAATCTCTagattctctctctctttactGATTCAAGTGTTTGATTATGTATAAGTACCATGTTTAATTTGTGTATGTTTGTGCAATGCAGGTTATTCAAAAACGGTTCACTCAAATGCTAACGGTACTAAGGTACTTTTGATCTTGGgaacttcaaaaaaaatattgtttggacggttatatgttttgattttcaGGCGGATTTGATAGTGCTCTACTTGCGTAAGGTTGTTTAATGCTGGGAAACTTTTAGAAGATAGGAAAGTCTGAATGTTTCCCTGATCCGAGGAAAAATTATGTATGATTCTATGGTTTGGGTATGGAACTCTATTGCCCAAAGAAATCCAAAATGCATATATAGATGTAGTATTTGGGCGTTATTTCTATTGATATTTCCTTCGTGCTTAGCTGCGAACATCATAGTAAATGTGTGCTAGTTAACtcttaatttgatattaaatgtTCCTTTGCATTCTTAGGCATCCAAACCCTATAGTAGGACTGAAGTCTCTTTGCATAATAAGAGAACTGATTGTTGGATAATCATCAAGGACAAGGTATTATCTCTATATTGGCTTGATTCTCCATCATAATCTTGGAACTATTAGAACAGTGTTAATATGACTGGATTTCTTTTGTTGGTTATGtgtttctctttgttttctatttttaattattgcagGTGTATGATGTTACTTCATATGTAGAAGAACATCCGGGTGGTGATGCCATCCTAGCACATGCTGGGGATGATTCGACTGAAGGATTTTTCGGGTATGCCTCAATCAAAGGACTTCTAACTTTCTTCCCATTTGCAATACTCATTTAGCAATTTCAAAATGGGTGATTCTGTCCATATTTGTGTTCTTTCCAATAAATATGTGATAATGGAAAATGTCTTGTTAAGCATCCTTCTTATATTTCCTGTGCACTAGCAGTGCACCTACTTTTTTCCTATGAATTCATTTGTCACTAGCTACTGTAATCAATTTCTCCTGCAATACATCAGAAACTTACAGTGGGACTTACCCAATTCTGTCAAAAACCTCCCTTGTTGATGTAAACTCTAAATTGCATGTCCTcctgtattttaattttaatcttaaaattccAGACTGATGAATAAATTATGCTGCAGCACCAAAGTATGCTTATAGGAATGCTTCATTAATatttagggtgcgtttggttaggGGATTTTatgattaccttggtaatctatcttttattcctttgtttggtttgtcagtaataaaagattacagtaatcttctattaccaatgctgacgtggcaggtaatataggtggtaatctgattaccaccttcaccttaggtatttaaagattactggggtaatcttgagtttattatagaaaaattattatttatttattttttgagataaaaataaatttatttttaattaatatgacaaataatataaaaaatatttaaaaataattatattcaagggcatttaagtaacataatttactagtaatcttttattacctttaaccaaacacaataattatttatacctatcaatttttatcaaacatagtaatcatttatacccagtaatcttctaagtaatctattttcaaggtaatctttctattttagtaatcaaacattacccaaaccaaacgcccctttaGTAATGTTTCTCATGGTTTGAAAGATGATTGGCTCTCTGTTCTTTGAACCCCAAAACAAGACCCTAAtcagaaatttcaattttaatgaatattctttcaaagttaaaaatctCCTTTCTTAATTATCTTTAGATGGTGACGTTATATGTGTGGAGATTAACACAAGTACAATGTAGTTTATATGTTGATGGCAGTTGGTTACTTTTTTCGTTCAATGTGGCAGACCACAGCATGCTACCCGAGTTTTTGACATGATTGAAGACTTCTACATTGGAGACCTGGAGCAGTAATTTGTGACAGACGGTGGATTGTAAGACAACCAACAAATGTACTTGGAAAACTTTATTCTTCTATTGGcttatatcttttctttttccgcAAATGTAACATGTATTACTTTTTTCAAGTCATGATTGTGTTGTCTATCTATGTGAATTCATCTTTTATTCGGGTGAAGTTTCAGCCGAGCAAGCTATTGTAGGACGCATTTTTCCAACTTTTTAATCATTTGATTTAATACATAGTTAAATGAGGGAGCAGGCAAAGGAGAAGTCTAGATAATGGATTATCATAGATCTAGCGAACCACTTAACTGAATTTGAAACATGTACAAGAGCTTTTCTGTTTATCTTAACATCCATTTGTTTGGGATTTAACTGATGTTGCTGTATCCCCAAATTGCAAATTTTTGCAGTGCAATCGAAGGTCACAACCTTGCCAACTTACCAATTCTGTTTATAGACTCTGGGCCAACTTGTAGTGCCATTTCGTAGATTTCGAAACCAATGTGGGAAAAGGAAAACAGAAATTTTGTTTATCATACAACAAATCACTGCAGATTGCAGAAATTTGGAATTCAGAACACTGTCTAAGATTTAGTTTCAACTGTAACAATCTGTAGAATTACAGAACAAGAATCAATACAAATTACAAGATCAGCCCAGAGTACACTGGGTTGATACTGAAGAATGAAATCGATTGAATGGGGGATGATAAAGAATGAGCCAAAACTTCCTAAATGGCTAAATCACTAACACCAACCAATTTGAGTTTGCCTAGTGAAACAATAAACCCACATATCAAACAATGGTAATTTACTTCTGAAGCCCTTTCCACCCAGCTGATCACAACATGCGAGAAGATTGATTACAACATTTTGCATGTCAAAGTTTAAAATTCTAGACATCATCAAATTTCTTTGGCTGTCGCCACTGTGCCAAACTTCTGGACAAGGAGCTGAGAAATGAGCTTTTTTGTGGAGCTCCTTTCTTCCCATACAGATGCTTTCCTCCCAAATCTGTAAATGTTGGACCCATATCCTTGCTTCGTTCGATCTGCAGAATGAGTAACTACTGCTGTTATAGGAAGATGCTGATCAAAACTGACACTTACTATATTAGCTTAATTGCTTTTTAGTCCTTGCATTAAACTTTAAAGATGAAATTCCAAATGCAGAAGATTAAAACTTAGGCCGTAATGGTAATACCTTGCTTATTTTCCCATCCCTCAAGTGATATCTGATGCCAGACCAATTGATGGACTGAGAAAAATGAGAACGAACTGCCGATAGCGGGTATAAAAAGTTATCCACCACCAGTGCAATGAATACCTGCTCAGTAGCAAGTCCCGTCGTTTACATTAAGATGTTAGTTTAAAAATCAAGCAATTTGTGTTTTTAAGAATCCTATataatcaaagtaattttttgagTTATCATCAGTGTTTAGTAAGAGAATTTCTTGTTCATAAATTCCTATTCACCAGTAGTgctattttatgtgttttttagatttaagaAACAGAAATATTTTCATAACGAAAAAAGAACCTTAGATTCTTCACGCCGAAGGTAAAGATTCAACCACTAATTCATATGAAGCTTAAAATGGATTTGAAGGAAATCAACACAACGGgtatacaaaaagaaaaaaaattaaagatgccTTGTAAATCGAGGCAACTAAATATACTTTCAAACACTAGGAAGAAAGTCGTACCAAATGAAGAGAGCTAAAAATACTTACAAGGCCCCAGTTATAACTAGCAAGTGAAAGTCTTGGTGCCTCCGGGGAAAGCATGTTGCAGAGGTTGACTTCTATCCTTGTCAAGTTCCACATTGATAAAAGTTCCGTGAAGGTGCAAATTGCTAGGCAGCTTACCAGTAGCAACCCTGTTCAAAAGCAGTTGGCCCAGCTATAAGAACATAGAATTATTTCATACAAAGAAAGTGGAGTGCTCTAGCTTAAGCTTCTCATTCCTAAGATACAAAACATCAACAGATAAATTGGAACCCACTAATGTGAATGTGAGGGGATTATATACACAACTGGATGTGAGGACTGTTACTAACATCTCTAGTGGAAAAACCAGACTGAAAAACTCGAACCTAGATATCAATAGACAATAGTAACATGTTTCATGAAGTGGAGGAAGGGAGGGACTGTAATTTGTCCGTAACATTTAACACCATATATTTATCAGTATGACTACAATCAACAATC is part of the Mangifera indica cultivar Alphonso chromosome 13, CATAS_Mindica_2.1, whole genome shotgun sequence genome and harbors:
- the LOC123193962 gene encoding probable 3-hydroxyisobutyrate dehydrogenase-like 1, mitochondrial; this translates as MATAPITELMSPSNTRVGWIGTGVMGRFMCGRLLKAGFKVTIFNRTIAKAQPLLDMGANLADSPHAVASESDVVFSIVGYPSDVRHVILHSASGVLSGLRPGGIIVDMTTSEPSLASEIFSAASSKNCSAIDAPVSGGDRGAKNGTLAIFAGGDESVINKLNPLFALLGKVNYMGCSGKGQFAKLANQITIASTMVGLVEGMIYAHKAGLDVELFLNAISTGAAGSKSLDLNGSRILKRDFEPGFYVNHFVKDLGICLKECQNMGLALPGLALAQQLYLSLKAHGEGNLGTRALILSLERLNNVSLLQSVASSEQKA
- the LOC123193963 gene encoding mitochondrial import inner membrane translocase subunit TIM17-2-like, with translation MGTPETSREPCPDRILDDIGGAFGMGAVGGSAFHFLKGVYNSPSGSRLIGGTQAVRMNAPRVGGSFAVWGGLFSTFDCSMVYLRQKEDPWNSIFAGAATGGFLSMRQGLGSSARSAVFGGVLLALIEGAGIMLNKVLSGPQNMPIIMEEPTPGMVGGPGFPGGLPGPTGQRVESNSSESDSGWFGGFFGGSKKKESPAGSGSKTEILESFDAPPVPNFEYK
- the LOC123193958 gene encoding uncharacterized protein LOC123193958 yields the protein MYSNLTSQALPLAIRFSSQPIGFFKHLHPKSQYIPLNPFFIDFANNAHKSHKKLTSLETASLSDEFCPKLMRISTLAKARSMSSVFRVKSGLQCRSFASAYPLRVAEGGCDLRAENSRPWLKLNKSKEVKGFKKVRSTMNIRSSWEESAERLQKVSSSHSSWEESAKRLEKTTTTKIGHSSWEGLPESPVHNKENRNVIVAKPKNYQNGHRKSKGDVREEEEAEDGNVEVVEEHRWDRKKSRFRGDIKASAEKSEFRRWNKHENLGRTWKQPTESTVPKMVGEGLYGVGPVLAALSAGRREFSALYVQEGLSLSSNNRKRKDKKGFERVLKMAENIGISIKETSKHDLNMVADNRPHQGLVLDASPLEMVKIKELDPVSIEEDQPFLWVALDEVTDPQNLGAIIRSAYFFGASGVVLCAKNSAPLSGVVSKASAGSLELMEMRYCNNMMQFLISSAENGWRVLGGSVSPKAIALNEIPPGQPTILVLGSEGTGLRPLVERSCTHLVRIPGNIPVDVTAGVVDDMTSDEQFRSFMAVESLNVSVAAGVLLHHLIGHQSNDNHHIVDVSINTHS
- the LOC123193964 gene encoding cytochrome B5-like protein, whose translation is MILVVGALILAVILGVFILIPRGRKSGYSKTVHSNANGTKASKPYSRTEVSLHNKRTDCWIIIKDKVYDVTSYVEEHPGGDAILAHAGDDSTEGFFGPQHATRVFDMIEDFYIGDLEQ